In a genomic window of Procambarus clarkii isolate CNS0578487 chromosome 10, FALCON_Pclarkii_2.0, whole genome shotgun sequence:
- the LOC138363073 gene encoding LOW QUALITY PROTEIN: arf-GAP with coiled-coil, ANK repeat and PH domain-containing protein 2-like (The sequence of the model RefSeq protein was modified relative to this genomic sequence to represent the inferred CDS: deleted 1 base in 1 codon; substituted 1 base at 1 genomic stop codon), with translation MKAIIDNIECQRDSPRFRQVLEENEKDLDTLEGKLEKVVKQCNQMVSAGKQFNQEQEQLIHILWDLAGYFGSDTNVQSALNRMLAALGEAAKYHAILVDQAARAVTKNLASFIKNELRSVKDLRHYFEKVSGEMDSVLQRSSGVSRSRAAHDVDDMKNLVIATRRAFRHTSIDYVHAISIAQGKKRHEVVDALLSYLKAYSTFYHQGTDLCDDLKPSLDKISQEVNLMRHEVSDLEKTLENRHTDVTDKDLVLSLDQMDTTKLVNMHGYLFKRTTNAFKTWNRRYFTLQNNQLVYRKRSGRXSIRKSIRNSGGSNLLNSRLMRVHGGEEVTVMEEDLRLCTVKPAVEVDRRFCFEVVSPMK, from the exons ATGAAGGCTATAATTGATAATATAGAGTGCCAGCGAGACTCTCCCAGATTCCG ACAAGTGCTTGAGGAAAATGAAAAAGACCTGGACACATTGGAaggcaaactggaaaag GTAGTGAAGCAGTGTAACCAGATGGTATCTGCAGGAAAGCAGTTCAATCAAGAGCAAGA ACAACTGATTCATATTCTATGGGATTTAGCAGGATATTTTGGCAGTGACACCAATGTGCAGTCAGCTTTAAATCGAATGCTGGCTGCCTTAGGGGAAGCTGCAAAATATCATGCAATACTGGTAGACCAGGCTGCTCGTGCTGTGACGAAGAACCTTGCAAGCTTTATAAAAAA TGAGCTGCGATCTGTGAAGGATTTAAGACACTATTTTGAGAAGGTAAGCGGTGAAATGGACAGTGTCTTGCAACGCTCTTCCGGTGTATCCCGTTCCCGTGCTGCTCATGATGTAGACGACATGAAGAATCTGGTCATAGCTACTCGTAGAGCTTTTCGTCACACAAGCATCGATTATGTTCATGCCATATCAATAGCACAAGGAAAAAAGCGCCATGAGGTGGTTGATGCT CTTTTGTCGTATTTGAAGGCCTACAGTACCTTCTACCACCAAGGTACTGATCTCTGTGATGACCTGAAACCTTCTCTTGATAAGATTAGCCAAGAG gTGAATTTAATGAGACATGAAGTTAGTGACCTGGAAAAGACCTTAGAAAACAGACACACAGATGTCACAGATAAAGACTTGGTGTTGTCACTGGACCAGATGGACACTACCAAGCTAGTCAATATGCATGGATATCTG TTTAAACGGACCACCAACGCTTTCAAGACATGGAATCGACGTTACTTTACTCTCCAAAATAACCAGTTGGTTTACCGCAAGCGGTCAGGAAGGTAAA GTATTCGAAAGTCTATCAGGAACTCGGGAGGAAGTAATCTGCTCAATAGTCGTTTGATGCGAGTGCACGGAG GAGAAGAGGTGACAGTTATGGAAGAAGATTTACGTTTATGCACTGTTAAGCCTGCTGTTGAGGTCGACCGTCGCTTCTGCTTTGAAGTGGTCTCTCCTATGAAGTAA